Genomic segment of Dermacentor albipictus isolate Rhodes 1998 colony chromosome 5, USDA_Dalb.pri_finalv2, whole genome shotgun sequence:
CGTCTTCGCAAATTCTATCAGTTTTCTTCTGGCTTGGCGAGTGGTAAACGAGAAGTCTTCGCGTATGAAAAATGATGAGCCTTTAAGCTTACGTGCAGCTGCAAGTACCTGTTCTTTGTCTTTAAAAAATGTGAACTTCGCTATGAGGGGCCGGTGCTTGTCTGCATTGTATTTGCCTAGTCGATGTACACGTTCCAACTGTGCACCAGCTATGTTTATGTccagcttttctgcgcaaaacttTATTATTTTCATCTCCGATGCTGCCCAATCCTCTGTTGGGTCATCCTGAATGCCAAAGAAAAGCAAGTTACATCGTCGCAGCCTGTTTTCCGTGTCATCGCACCTAGAGGTGATTGTTGCTAGTTGATTAGAGACACCGTGCAGAAGATCGGCTCCCATGGCTGAATCGGCCGAGCGCTCTGACGGAGCGCTTGCTTCTAGTGGCGTTACCCTTGCGTTAAGAAGTTCGATTTCGCTCTTAGCGGCTGCTAGCTCGTTTTTAGTACATTTAAGTTCAGCATGTAGTAGAGCATTGCCTTGCTCAAGCTTGGTTACTTTTGTTAGCGCAGCAGTCTCCCCCTTTCTAGCGCTTTTGAGTTCAGCAACGAGTGCTGCATGTCCTTCCTCTAGTTTAGAAATTCTATTTACGACGTCAGCAAAAGCCTCAGCCTCACACTTGGTCATCGGACCAGGATTGGGCTCAACATCACCAGAAAGCATGAGCAACAATTCCAGCAATACACAACATAAATCAGATGAAGTAGCCAGCGCTCGTTTCAGTACATCTGGTAGCTCTACAGGGCACGACACCTTCAACAGGCAGTAATCGCTGGTCTTCACACATGAAGCACAGGAGAGGTAACTAACCTGCAAGAGCAGCTTTGGTGAACTCGCCATCGCAgatgcggtgccgtgcccgaaGCCGCCGATGTCTCGATGGCTTTTATAACCGCCGCCGGTAGTGCAGAGCGTAGCAGTGCCTTGTTGCCAGACGCGGTAGCTGAATCCGTCCGAAATTGGTGCCGGTGACGCGGCATGTGGCCATGGAAGAAGCAGTAATCCAAAATCCGATGGACACGAACTCAGCAGACCACAGCAAAGGGCCCAGGAACAGGTAGCCTGCAAGAGCAGCTTTGGTGAACTCGCCATCGCAGATGCGGTgcaacaacacaatagtttttcactggtaaggatgtgtcggcaagggtggcgagaagcgcactattcaaagtaatttcgcctgtgccacagttaacggatgcaccacaatcctgaagaaagtcaatcccgagaatcacatcatgagtgcatcgcggtagtacgagaaattctgttttaagatcttctcctccgaataaaacacttgcaacacaaacaccaaggggaactaggcagtccccactgacaccacgaaacgtcacatcaccattccacgggaacataactttccgacctagcctctccttgaaagtcacactcatgacggaaacgatAGCActagtatccactaatgctgttgcaggtatactatcaattaacacacgcactttgttcttcaccatcataataggcagaggagtatttcgcagagacgcagactgtccggcgaccttacctccatcggccgcgccggctagtttcccgacggctgtggtgacgcagcacgtcgccgtggtgacggtgaacggcgttggcgactggttgggggcgtcaggctgcggtctgaagctggcgagccactccttctactatattgaTGGAAGGTATTCaggggtggcgcgcctgtggcgTTTGCACtatcagggtctgtcggccaacggtctTCATAACTGgcacgttcaaaattaggccaagttggtggtgggccatatcttgttgtctgtcggcgccggcgacaaaaacgagcaatgtgtcctgaggcgccacagctgtaacacacaggcgatgcgcgaccgacgttgtaaacctcggggtcaaccctgggacgctgagaataataaacgcgatcttccgaattccgattcgtggtggtagctcgacgagttcgttgatcgtgcatcgcgtcgtcgggaaaggtacgtcggtgctgtcgcagttgatcgactcgacactctgcaacgcctggcatggcagacaatgcggacacagcagatgcatgatcttgaggttggttgggagcCCAGCCAAGcagttcgacatccgcccctttggtgtgtctttcaagttcttcgcggacaatttgccttatagttgccgcaaggtcacaTTGAAAACTGTGgttgtcattgtcttcaacgcttgccaccgttgtgacatttgtcaacctgccgaacttaggcgtgatacggcgcagcttcaaggcctcaaatgtgcggcaatgcttgatgaggtcggcgaccgaggcgagactctcctttccgattaaataattgtacacatcctcggctatgcctttgagaaggtgtccaaccttgtcctcttcggacatttgaggattgaccgttctgcaaagcttcaggattgcctcaatgtacgtagtacaggtctcacctgggacttgagcacgctgaagcaatgtctgctccgcccgcttcctcttcgtggtggaatcgccgaagcactcggtaaggtgagtaacgaagcggtcccacgttgtgcagatatcttcatggttctcgaaccacacgagcgcagtgtctgtgaggaacagaaccacattgtcgagctgagccgtggcgttccagccgttgtacttgctcacacgcttgtagtgggtgagccattcctccacgtcctcgccgaattttcctgagaaagggcgaggctccatctgatgcatccaggcgccggttgttcgcactggagctgccagagaaggttgttggtcaccgctgtgggacatcgggatctcaagtggtgttgggggcagtcgagcgaggcgtcggctccggcgtggtacttgctgcagcagctccgtcgtcttggtcgaagtaccccgcacctccaccacaaaactgttacggttaaagttaaacaggctttatttaaggaccgagattgatggtgaagtaaagatggcgtcccgaggctgcacacgctaacgtcttcttcttcttctcctcgcccggctcatgccgtagcattattattattatagtctTCCATGCTTTCGAACACTCTTTCTACAGACTGTAGTGGTACAACATTTCTGGGAcagcaatttcaaaacacgtcaTACAGCCTCCCGAAGCCTGCGTAGTTCCATTCGTTTTAAGGCATGGGGAAGCCAGGCGCTGTGTTTATGTTCACCAAATTTTTAATGTCTTACCAGAGGAAATGTTTTCCGCAACATCAAACAAGTGCTAAAAATCATGGTTCACTCATTGTAACACGGTTCCTATATGCCTGAAAAATGTTCATGATCAGCCACCAATTGTTAAAGTACtgttccttgctctttatttttaatttattgttGATGTTACTTTACCTAACTTTTTGCACCTTGCTCACTATTGATTTCATGTTAGTATAGTGTTGATATATTGTGTTTATATTATGTTCATATTTTATTTTTACTGCACGTCCGTCTGCCGACtttgccgggccaagtccctcaagccaGTAGAGGCTTTGACAGGCCCGTTTCATTGCCCTGTATACGTTATGTGAAATAAaggatttattattattattattattattattattattattattattattattattattattattccattaCATGAAAATCAAGCGAATCATGGTGCAGTCAAGGTGCAATGTCGGGAATACACCATGACGATTATAATTTGATGCAGTTTGCAACTGACGCAGTTTCACAACAATAACGCCACCTGACTGTATGTCATATAATTGGGAAATCGGGTTGAACAAAAGACAAAGCATGAAATCTTGTCGCACATTAAGAGATAAGGTTGCAGGATGAGCAATAATTACTTCGCGACCAGGTTTTGTTCATACCGAGCCGAAGTGCTTTCCCAATGACCAGCGCGCATCACCCACGAGTAGCTGCGAACGTACAGAATAATGACCCCAGTAGTGAATGTATCAGTGATCCTTTAAACACGTGCACCCGAAATCCGCTCCAACAAACATGGCGAAGCATGAGAAGTAGTTTTTttcttgaagcaaaaaaaaaggataatTGCACAAGAACGAAACAACGAAAAGGAACAGAAACAGTGGTGCTTTTGGAATAATGCAGTGAGAAACGAATAATCTGCTGAAAAGAATTTGTGTGATTCAGTTGTGTCTGTGTTTGGTGCCCAACAACTACAGCCATTTCTTCGTCTTACTTGCTACATTACACGCAGGTTCCTGCCTGAGAACAAGTCGCGTATCAACACCATGGCCATGCAGGCCTTCGGCAACGGCCCACGCAACTGCATCGGCATGCGCTTCGCACAGATGGAGTTGCGGTACACGTTTGCGCACATATTGCGGAAGTATCGGCTCCAGAAGACCGAAAACAGCGAGAAGGTGGGTGCATTCTAAACGTGCCGGGCTTGAACAGCAACGTTTTCCTAGGGCCCTAACTAGATATCTGTGAGTTTTCTGTTCAAAAACGCCAAGTTCAGAAACGTATTTTATTTCATAACCATCCAACAAACCTGTGTGACATTTACTGCCTTTCAGACAAAAAGTTAGACTGGATTCCCGTATTCAAGTAGTTTTCATATGTAAGCGCGAATGTCTTACAACTATATAGAGAATCGCCAATTTAAGACCaaaagtatatttatttatttatttatttatttatttatttatttatttatttatttatttatattgcataCTCACTTGAGTCGAAGCAGACTGAGCGGGCACAAAATGCAATTATGAGACAACAAAAATAACACAAACGTTGAAAAACGAAATTACTTAGCGACACTTTCTAACCCTTTCATAAGTACATCCAGACTTAAAAAATGCATATATACATAAATAAAGGTGTAAAATAGAACCGTTTCTGTTTTGTTTCTCTTCAACGAAAACACGAATTAAAATTTCGGAAACTGCCCCTCAGAGGAagtctttctttattatttatttattgcgcaaATACGCCCTGCCACACAATTTACATCAGAGGGCGACTATATTGCACAGAACTAGCTTACTGTACCTGTGGTTttcgaaaacaaaaataattttgcgTGAGTCAGATGTCCAGCACAAGAACTCCCGTAAgctgattttttttaaatctaaatTTAGGCGGTCTGTTACGTCCTGACATCAAAGATCTTGGTATCGAATTTTCTGGATATTTTCGCACTATAAATGCACTCTAATCAATAGCGCAAAAATTGCTCGGGCTGCTCAAAAAGGGTAAGCATATATAAACCAAACGGGAGCTTTTCTTCGTATACGCATTAATACAAGGCCATCTTTCGGTCCCTGAGAATATGATATGAACTTATTGGCATATACCGAAGTAGTCTcggtcgaattttttttttcgctcgcagAGGTGCCTGTCTGACTGAA
This window contains:
- the LOC135921190 gene encoding uncharacterized protein; translated protein: MSHSGDQQPSLAAPVRTTGAWMHQMEPRPFSGKFGEDVEEWLTHYKRVSKYNGWNATAQLDNVVLFLTDTALVWFENHEDICTTWDRFVTHLTECFGDSTTKRKRAEQTLLQRAQVPGETCTTYIEAILKLCRTVNPQMSEEDKVGHLLKGIAEDVYNYLIGKESLASVADLIKHCRTFEALKLRRITPKFGRLTNVTTVASVEDNDNHSFQCDLAATIRQIVREELERHTKGADVELLGWAPNQPQDHASAVSALSAMPGVAECRVDQLRQHRRTFPDDAMHDQRTRRATTTNRNSEDRVYYSQRPRVDPEVYNVGRASPVCYSCGASGHIARFCRRRRQTTRYGPPPTWPNFERASYEDRWPTDPDSANATGAPPLNTFHQYSRRSGSPASDRSLTPPTSRQRRSPSPRRRAASPQPSGN